Within Patescibacteria group bacterium, the genomic segment TTCTTTACCGTCTTCCAACCTGTACTTTGCTAAATCATAATTCACAGAACGACCCCGTCCTTTTCTGCATTTATAATAAACGGAGACTCTAACTCTTTATTTTTATTATATTCAAATTCTGAAAGAATAATTGGTGATATCTTTTCATCATAAAAAGGATCGACAGAATAAAGGATATCAATGACTTTCCTTTTATCTGACAAGTAGTCTTTTACTATGATCAAGATATCAATATCTGATTCACT encodes:
- a CDS encoding nucleotidyltransferase domain-containing protein yields the protein MIKKNFLTEKEKTTVERFSAKLKSVLGANLILIKLIGSKVRGDFGSESDIDILIIVKDYLSDKRKVIDILYSVDPFYDEKISPIILSEFEYNKNKELESPFIINAEKDGVVL